Genomic segment of Deinococcus radiopugnans ATCC 19172:
CAAGATCGGCGGCACGGCGCGCGGTGTGGTCTGCGACGTGCGTGACCCGGAAGCCCTGGTGCAGGCGGTGAACGGGCATGTCGAGGCCTTCGGGGGTCTGGACGTGCTGTTCGTCAACGCGGGTGTGGGCAAGTTCGACAACGTGGCCGACATGAGCATCCAGGACTGGCAGGCCGTGATCGACACCAACCTGTCGGGGGCCTTCTACACCATCAAGGCGGGCATTCCGGCGCTGAAAAAGCGGGGCGGCTACATCTTCACGCTGTCCAGCCTGGCGGGCAAGAACCCGTTCGCGGGCGGCGCGGCCTACAACGCCAGCAAGTTCGGCCTGAACGGCCTGTCCGAGGTGCTGACCCTGGACCTGAGGGCGCACGACATCAAGGTGACGCAGATCATGCCCGGCAGCGTGGCGACCCACTTTGCCGGGCACACGCCCTCCGACGCTGACGCCTGGAAAATCCAGCCCGAGGACATCGCGCAGCTTACGGTGGACCTGCTGAACATGCCCGCC
This window contains:
- a CDS encoding SDR family oxidoreductase encodes the protein MTDQTTQQQAGTRGSAFVTGASKGIGYEVARALAVAGYAVTITSRDEAEISEAARKIGGTARGVVCDVRDPEALVQAVNGHVEAFGGLDVLFVNAGVGKFDNVADMSIQDWQAVIDTNLSGAFYTIKAGIPALKKRGGYIFTLSSLAGKNPFAGGAAYNASKFGLNGLSEVLTLDLRAHDIKVTQIMPGSVATHFAGHTPSDADAWKIQPEDIAQLTVDLLNMPARTLPSKVEVRPSKPPKK